In a genomic window of uncultured Flavobacterium sp.:
- a CDS encoding BamA/TamA family outer membrane protein — MKSLIILFFLFLTPFCYSQNDTISNSKKDILDVLYKLFHKNDSVRVNSDKKVAFSLLPVPIDANKNAGLVVSFLTTFYLGDSNTTKMSQVSFSPYFSFTKQYVFPIQSYIYTRDDKWNFIGDYRYMIYPQDTYGLGGHNTDKKMSTLDYQQWRFYQFATRKIIGNFRIGLGLLLDNYQNISEESYIDDQTDYYKYMNGDYSDENSFGIAVQGLYDSRKNNVNPEQGIYIEADYRINTTGVDGKKWNSIYFDARKYHSFSKYKHRVLAYRAFYWSTFGGKPHYLDLPSIGWDRDGKTGRGFTRNRFRSNALMYFETEYRTDISKNGFWGAVFFTNISSVSKLDTYDFKKWNPAAGAGLRIKWNKQNNSNLVLDFGVSKNDWSLRLGLAENF; from the coding sequence TTTTTCTTACGCCATTTTGTTATTCACAGAATGATACCATTTCGAATAGTAAAAAAGATATTTTAGATGTTTTGTATAAACTATTCCATAAAAATGATTCCGTAAGAGTAAATTCAGACAAAAAAGTGGCTTTTTCATTGCTTCCCGTTCCCATAGATGCAAATAAAAATGCGGGATTGGTCGTTTCTTTTTTAACTACATTTTATCTGGGCGATAGTAATACTACCAAAATGTCTCAGGTTTCTTTTTCGCCTTATTTCAGTTTTACCAAGCAATATGTTTTTCCCATTCAATCCTATATTTATACAAGAGACGACAAATGGAATTTTATTGGAGATTATCGGTATATGATTTATCCTCAGGATACTTATGGTTTAGGCGGACATAATACAGACAAAAAAATGTCAACGTTAGATTATCAGCAATGGCGTTTTTATCAGTTTGCAACCCGAAAAATAATAGGTAATTTCAGAATTGGATTAGGTTTGTTACTGGATAATTATCAAAATATTTCTGAAGAATCATATATCGATGATCAAACCGATTATTATAAATATATGAACGGCGATTATTCAGATGAAAATTCTTTTGGAATCGCTGTTCAGGGACTTTATGATTCTCGAAAAAACAACGTAAATCCGGAACAGGGAATTTATATAGAAGCCGATTATAGAATAAACACAACCGGAGTCGACGGAAAAAAATGGAATTCTATTTATTTTGATGCCCGAAAATACCATTCGTTTAGCAAATACAAACATCGCGTTTTGGCTTATCGGGCTTTTTATTGGTCAACTTTTGGCGGAAAGCCGCATTATCTCGATTTGCCAAGTATTGGTTGGGATCGTGATGGAAAAACAGGTCGGGGTTTTACCAGAAATAGATTCCGAAGCAATGCATTGATGTATTTTGAAACAGAATATCGAACTGATATTTCCAAAAACGGATTTTGGGGCGCTGTATTTTTTACTAATATTTCCTCAGTTTCAAAGTTGGATACTTACGATTTTAAAAAATGGAATCCTGCAGCTGGAGCCGGTTTGCGTATTAAATGGAACAAGCAAAACAATAGTAATTTGGTGCTTGATTTTGGAGTTAGTAAAAACGATTGGTCATTGCGATTGGGTTTAGCCGAAAATT